A single window of Zeugodacus cucurbitae isolate PBARC_wt_2022May chromosome X, idZeuCucr1.2, whole genome shotgun sequence DNA harbors:
- the Slip1_0 gene encoding slo-interacting protein 1 isoform X1 — protein sequence MAEIDFVVLKVNGTDINQLPEQKVVQMFLNSGEPLLVEIHRKYSSNADCIGDSNLSKNDCDNISSKMEVLQLSSNEQNTKNVAASSSSTIKLVLAMKPSPPAKSVENYFERVCKTTQTDTSYFLYDSAKEAADHFIEHEHNLLEQCLAPEIDIEEITLRKSDSNERLGLIVCYNNCGSNGNGGEHNGALSSSDDNDACTEVYISGIQPDSVAGRDGRLRQGDQILQINGKDIKNKEETELLIAENNNAVTLLVSRYLFADEDDFNDPLLAELEIDDEDDGEEEEYYVESNMTYENCLPQNEPTSELEKALAGHSESKTKKQQTVFVEQNPTVAATTADTTLPALSSFTQTNVATVNSPEKQLKDIEHLHNHAASQLNIKKDSNSAKKILRPAKTDQIAWRTPTTLAASRIKSNEQKDCNYDTTEHIYETIPEDSESEPVYCSPYESSTYVTALGSCSSAGTDSFQQLQQKKNVVKWLDVCATPMTISENAVKGSVRSTSSCIRKYWNSDTNDTLIRKKNNTVSSILTTITNGSSSSGGSANSGGSNRTDISQDEAHDNSSSAYNTGGSHNSTVQLFSVLNPNCKCNSILEDCKVQHMPDSKSKTTLVVTNISSDNIPQFSQTLRSNLDGTNPLSSTAVEEQIKYPLESMVYQTFHKSMCREVISQQQQHEFSQSLKHDKIHHQKNACCPQFVAPNLSQYHFVSSQEVGRGSQLVATVPTLTNADVNQKPHSKDETMVWKVKRRQDGTRYIVRRPARNRCMVRDRSIRINTEHIRNRDMSTTTEEDNVSEVKAGRYWSKEDRKKHVERARERKQQQQLVDGVVVSKICLKDHNSSRPLPQKRNSLNQQYRTNQNRVIEQGSNTMQQSYTTASLQQHYQLQFNSSRIPCQKPSRIVAGCDSNSANGLSSTSYNEMQFMPSKEPALETTEKEISRSSLTDTTPAVNKVNSDVQCRPLVLPGPQAVGFTNTPNVTTSAEGSELQNFISITSI from the exons ATGGCCGAAATTGACTTTGTTGTTTTGAAG gtaAATGGCACCGATATAAATCAGTTGCCAGAACAAAAAGTGGTTCAAATGTTCCTTAATTCCGGTGAGCCGTTGCTTGTGGAAATTCATAGAAAATATAGCTCTAACGCAGACTGTATAGGTGATAGCAATTTAAGCAAAAATGACTGCGATAACATTAGCTCGAAAATGGAGGTACTTCAGCTTTCATCAAATGAGCAAAACACGAAAAATGTCGCTGCAAGCTCATCTTCTACAATAAAATTGGTTTTAGCTATGAAACCGTCACCACCGGCGAAGAgtgtagaaaattattttgagcGTGTGTGTAAAACTACGCAAACCGACACAAGCTATTTTCTATATGATAGTGCAAAGGAGGCGGCCGATCATTTCATTGAACATGAGCATAATTTATTGGAACAATGTTTGGCACCAGAAATTGATATAGAA gAAATTACGCTGCGAAAGTCAGATAGCAATGAACGTTTGGGATTAATTGTTTGTTATAATAATTGTGGCAGCAACGGTAATGGCGGTGAACACAATGGTGCCTTGTCTAGTTCTGACGACAACGACGCATGCACTGAAGTATACATAAGTGGCATACAACCCGATAGTGTAGCTGGACGAGATGGCAGGCTGCGCCAAGGTGATCAAATACTACAAATCAATGGGAAGGATATTAAAAATAAGGAAGAAACTGAATTGTTAATTGCTGAAAATAATAATGCTGTAACTCTACTAGTTAGCCGGTACCTTTTTGCG GATGAGGACGATTTTAACGACCCTTTGTTGGCTGAACTAGAAATTGATGACGAGGATGACGGCGAGGAGGAAGAGTATTACGTTGAAAGTAATATGACTTACGAAAATTGCTTGCCACAGAATGAACCCACTTCTGAATTAGAAAAGGCTTTAGCAGGTCACAGCGAGagtaaaaccaaaaaacaacaaactgtTTTCGTTGAACAAAATCCGACAGTGGCAGCTACTACCGCCGACACAACATTGCCGGCACTTAGTAGTTTTACTCAAACAAATGTAGCTACCGTAAATAGTCCGGAGAAACAGCTGAAAGATATTGAACATTTGCATAATCATGCTGCTTCAcagctaaatataaaaaaggacTCTAACTCTGCAAAAAAGATTTTGCGACCAGCCAAAACAGACCAGATTGCATGGCGTACACCTACAACGTTAGCAGCGTCCAGAATTAAATCGAATGAACAAAAAGATTGTAACTACGATACCACAGAACATATATATGAAACAATACCAGAGGATTCAGAATCGGAGCCAGTTTATTGCTCGCCATACGAGAGTTCAACATATGTAACGGCATTGGGGTCCTGTTCGTCGGCGGGTACGGACTCTTTCCAACAGCTGCAGCAAAAGAAAAATGTCGTAAAATGGTTAGATGTATGTGCCACGCCAATGACGATTTCCGAAAATGCTGTCAAAGGATCTGTACGTAGTACCAGCAGTTGTATACGTAAATATTGGAATAGTGATACGAATGATACGCTAATacgtaaaaaaaacaatacggTCTCTAGTATATTAACAACTATAACAAACGGTTCAAGTAGTAGTGGAGGCAGCGCTAATAGCGGTGGCAGCAATAGAACTGATATTTCGCAAGATGAGGCGCATGATAATTCTTCTAGTGCTTACAATACGGGCGGCTCACATAATAGTACAGTTCAACTTTTTTCGGTGCTTAATCCAAACTGTAAGTGCAATAGTATACTTGAAGACTGCAAAGTGCAGCATATGCCAGACTCAAAAAGCAAGACTACGCTTGTTGTGACTAACATTAGCAGTGACAATATACCGCAGTTTTCACAAACTCTGCGCAGTAATCTAG ATGGCACAAATCCTTTATCGAGTACGGCTGTAGAAGAACAAATTAAATATCCCCTCGAATCGATGGTTTATCAGACATTTCATAAAAGTATGTGCCGAGAAGTGatttcacagcaacaacaacatgaatttTCTCAATCACTGAAGCATGATAAAATACATCATCAGAAGAACGCATGTTGTCCGCAGTTCGTTGCACCGAACCTAAGTCAATATCATTTTGTTAGCAGTCAAGAG gtTGGAAGGGGTTCTCAGCTGGTAGCAACAGTACCTACACTTACTAACGCTGATGTTAACCAGAAACCGCATTCTAAAGATGAAACCATGGTTTGGAAAGTAAAACGTCGTCAAGATGGTACAAGATATATTGTGCGTCGTCCTGCTCGTAATCGCTGCATGGTTCGCGATCGTTCTATTCGTATTAATACTGAACACATACGTAATAGAGATATGTCAACAACTACTGAAGAGGATAATGTATCAGAAGTCAAAGCTGGACGTTACTGGTCAAAAGAAGACCGAAAGAAGCATGTTGAGCGTGCTAGAgaacgcaaacaacaacaacaactcgttGATGGTGTGGTTGTATCTAAAATCTGCTTAAAAGATCATAATTCCTCAAGACCGCTTCCacaaaaaagaaatagtttGAACCAGCAATATCGAACGAATCAAAATCGAGTTATTGAACAAGGCTCTAATACTATGCAACAATCATATACCACTGCGTCATTGCAACAGCATTATCAACTGCAATTTAATTCTTCACGAATACCGTGTCAAAAACCATCGCGCATAGTTGCAGGATGTGATTCTAATAGCGCAAACGGCCTTTCTAGTACTTCGTATAATGAAATGCAGTTCATGCCATCCAAGGAGCCGGCGCTTGAAACAACTGAAAAGGAGATAAGTAGATCGTCACTGACGGACACTACCCCGGCGGTTAACAAAGTAAACAGCGATGTACAATGTCGGCCATTAGTGTTGCCTGGTCCCCAAGCTGTTGGCTTTACAAACACTCCGAATGTCACAACATCCGCCGAAGGCAgtgaattacaaaattttatttccataacttcAATATAA
- the Slip1_0 gene encoding slo-interacting protein 1 isoform X2 has product MAEIDFVVLKVNGTDINQLPEQKVVQMFLNSGEPLLVEIHRKYSSNADCIGDSNLSKNDCDNISSKMEVLQLSSNEQNTKNVAASSSSTIKLVLAMKPSPPAKSVENYFERVCKTTQTDTSYFLYDSAKEAADHFIEHEHNLLEQCLAPEIDIEEITLRKSDSNERLGLIVCYNNCGSNGNGGEHNGALSSSDDNDACTEVYISGIQPDSVAGRDGRLRQGDQILQINGKDIKNKEETELLIAENNNAVTLLVSRYLFADEDDFNDPLLAELEIDDEDDGEEEEYYVESNMTYENCLPQNEPTSELEKALAGHSESKTKKQQTVFVEQNPTVAATTADTTLPALSSFTQTNVATVNSPEKQLKDIEHLHNHAASQLNIKKDSNSAKKILRPAKTDQIAWRTPTTLAASRIKSNEQKDCNYDTTEHIYETIPEDSESEPVYCSPYESSTYVTALGSCSSAGTDSFQQLQQKKNVVKWLDVCATPMTISENAVKGSVRSTSSCIRKYWNSDTNDTLIRKKNNTVSSILTTITNGSSSSGGSANSGGSNRTDISQDEAHDNSSSAYNTGGSHNSTVQLFSVLNPNYGTNPLSSTAVEEQIKYPLESMVYQTFHKSMCREVISQQQQHEFSQSLKHDKIHHQKNACCPQFVAPNLSQYHFVSSQEVGRGSQLVATVPTLTNADVNQKPHSKDETMVWKVKRRQDGTRYIVRRPARNRCMVRDRSIRINTEHIRNRDMSTTTEEDNVSEVKAGRYWSKEDRKKHVERARERKQQQQLVDGVVVSKICLKDHNSSRPLPQKRNSLNQQYRTNQNRVIEQGSNTMQQSYTTASLQQHYQLQFNSSRIPCQKPSRIVAGCDSNSANGLSSTSYNEMQFMPSKEPALETTEKEISRSSLTDTTPAVNKVNSDVQCRPLVLPGPQAVGFTNTPNVTTSAEGSELQNFISITSI; this is encoded by the exons ATGGCCGAAATTGACTTTGTTGTTTTGAAG gtaAATGGCACCGATATAAATCAGTTGCCAGAACAAAAAGTGGTTCAAATGTTCCTTAATTCCGGTGAGCCGTTGCTTGTGGAAATTCATAGAAAATATAGCTCTAACGCAGACTGTATAGGTGATAGCAATTTAAGCAAAAATGACTGCGATAACATTAGCTCGAAAATGGAGGTACTTCAGCTTTCATCAAATGAGCAAAACACGAAAAATGTCGCTGCAAGCTCATCTTCTACAATAAAATTGGTTTTAGCTATGAAACCGTCACCACCGGCGAAGAgtgtagaaaattattttgagcGTGTGTGTAAAACTACGCAAACCGACACAAGCTATTTTCTATATGATAGTGCAAAGGAGGCGGCCGATCATTTCATTGAACATGAGCATAATTTATTGGAACAATGTTTGGCACCAGAAATTGATATAGAA gAAATTACGCTGCGAAAGTCAGATAGCAATGAACGTTTGGGATTAATTGTTTGTTATAATAATTGTGGCAGCAACGGTAATGGCGGTGAACACAATGGTGCCTTGTCTAGTTCTGACGACAACGACGCATGCACTGAAGTATACATAAGTGGCATACAACCCGATAGTGTAGCTGGACGAGATGGCAGGCTGCGCCAAGGTGATCAAATACTACAAATCAATGGGAAGGATATTAAAAATAAGGAAGAAACTGAATTGTTAATTGCTGAAAATAATAATGCTGTAACTCTACTAGTTAGCCGGTACCTTTTTGCG GATGAGGACGATTTTAACGACCCTTTGTTGGCTGAACTAGAAATTGATGACGAGGATGACGGCGAGGAGGAAGAGTATTACGTTGAAAGTAATATGACTTACGAAAATTGCTTGCCACAGAATGAACCCACTTCTGAATTAGAAAAGGCTTTAGCAGGTCACAGCGAGagtaaaaccaaaaaacaacaaactgtTTTCGTTGAACAAAATCCGACAGTGGCAGCTACTACCGCCGACACAACATTGCCGGCACTTAGTAGTTTTACTCAAACAAATGTAGCTACCGTAAATAGTCCGGAGAAACAGCTGAAAGATATTGAACATTTGCATAATCATGCTGCTTCAcagctaaatataaaaaaggacTCTAACTCTGCAAAAAAGATTTTGCGACCAGCCAAAACAGACCAGATTGCATGGCGTACACCTACAACGTTAGCAGCGTCCAGAATTAAATCGAATGAACAAAAAGATTGTAACTACGATACCACAGAACATATATATGAAACAATACCAGAGGATTCAGAATCGGAGCCAGTTTATTGCTCGCCATACGAGAGTTCAACATATGTAACGGCATTGGGGTCCTGTTCGTCGGCGGGTACGGACTCTTTCCAACAGCTGCAGCAAAAGAAAAATGTCGTAAAATGGTTAGATGTATGTGCCACGCCAATGACGATTTCCGAAAATGCTGTCAAAGGATCTGTACGTAGTACCAGCAGTTGTATACGTAAATATTGGAATAGTGATACGAATGATACGCTAATacgtaaaaaaaacaatacggTCTCTAGTATATTAACAACTATAACAAACGGTTCAAGTAGTAGTGGAGGCAGCGCTAATAGCGGTGGCAGCAATAGAACTGATATTTCGCAAGATGAGGCGCATGATAATTCTTCTAGTGCTTACAATACGGGCGGCTCACATAATAGTACAGTTCAACTTTTTTCGGTGCTTAATCCAAACT ATGGCACAAATCCTTTATCGAGTACGGCTGTAGAAGAACAAATTAAATATCCCCTCGAATCGATGGTTTATCAGACATTTCATAAAAGTATGTGCCGAGAAGTGatttcacagcaacaacaacatgaatttTCTCAATCACTGAAGCATGATAAAATACATCATCAGAAGAACGCATGTTGTCCGCAGTTCGTTGCACCGAACCTAAGTCAATATCATTTTGTTAGCAGTCAAGAG gtTGGAAGGGGTTCTCAGCTGGTAGCAACAGTACCTACACTTACTAACGCTGATGTTAACCAGAAACCGCATTCTAAAGATGAAACCATGGTTTGGAAAGTAAAACGTCGTCAAGATGGTACAAGATATATTGTGCGTCGTCCTGCTCGTAATCGCTGCATGGTTCGCGATCGTTCTATTCGTATTAATACTGAACACATACGTAATAGAGATATGTCAACAACTACTGAAGAGGATAATGTATCAGAAGTCAAAGCTGGACGTTACTGGTCAAAAGAAGACCGAAAGAAGCATGTTGAGCGTGCTAGAgaacgcaaacaacaacaacaactcgttGATGGTGTGGTTGTATCTAAAATCTGCTTAAAAGATCATAATTCCTCAAGACCGCTTCCacaaaaaagaaatagtttGAACCAGCAATATCGAACGAATCAAAATCGAGTTATTGAACAAGGCTCTAATACTATGCAACAATCATATACCACTGCGTCATTGCAACAGCATTATCAACTGCAATTTAATTCTTCACGAATACCGTGTCAAAAACCATCGCGCATAGTTGCAGGATGTGATTCTAATAGCGCAAACGGCCTTTCTAGTACTTCGTATAATGAAATGCAGTTCATGCCATCCAAGGAGCCGGCGCTTGAAACAACTGAAAAGGAGATAAGTAGATCGTCACTGACGGACACTACCCCGGCGGTTAACAAAGTAAACAGCGATGTACAATGTCGGCCATTAGTGTTGCCTGGTCCCCAAGCTGTTGGCTTTACAAACACTCCGAATGTCACAACATCCGCCGAAGGCAgtgaattacaaaattttatttccataacttcAATATAA